A stretch of DNA from Vicinamibacteria bacterium:
GGCAAAGATGACATTCGTATAGGAGCGCCAGTTGCCATCCTCGTGGCTCGACATCGGGACGCGAACTACCTTGATGGGGCCGGAGCGAGTTGTTGCCTTCTCGAGCTGCTCCGCGGCGTCGTCGAGCAACCTCGAGTTAACCGGATCGACTTCCGGGTCGAGCTCGCTCAGCACGGCGACGTCGGGTCCCACCAGCGTGAGAAACATGTCGACGTGCTGCGTCGGCTCGCCGACAAGAGGTTTCAGAACGACCCAGTCGGTGGCGCCGTAGTAGCGTCCGAGGATCTGTCCGATCTCGGTCTGGCTGTAACCGTCCTTGGAATTAAAGTCAATGAGCTGTGTCGTCGAGAAGACCCAGCCCTCGCCATTCGCGAGCAGGTTCCCACCAGCGACCCGCAAGGGAACGTCCACGATGGGAAGCCGGAAATAGCCCGCTAGATATCGCGGTATCCATTCGTCAGCCGCGTGCTCCTGGCGGCCGTAGATCGCATCGAGGGCCACGAAGCGATCGTCCGGAAGACGTACGAAGGCGGGGCCGTAATCGCGAATCCACATCCCCACGACAGGAACCTGCACGATCGCCAGGTTCGCTGCGGGAGCTTCCGCCTTTCTCAAGAGCGCCTCGACGTCGCGAT
This window harbors:
- a CDS encoding agmatine deiminase family protein — its product is MTVVAPLVALFLASSPELAPAKVSKETKAVLGLYPEFLESGALVLGFSELIQRHPQTLVDVVTALGGQIPIVGVVANEAQYRDVEALLRKAEAPAANLAIVQVPVVGMWIRDYGPAFVRLPDDRFVALDAIYGRQEHAADEWIPRYLAGYFRLPIVDVPLRVAGGNLLANGEGWVFSTTQLIDFNSKDGYSQTEIGQILGRYYGATDWVVLKPLVGEPTQHVDMFLTLVGPDVAVLSELDPEVDPVNSRLLDDAAEQLEKATTRSGPIKVVRVPMSSHEDGNWRSYTNVIFANGTMLVPTYPDVSPEMDREALEIYGGLMPDWNVVPIDASSIIQNHGSLHCISVNVPVLGR